From one Agathobaculum sp. NTUH-O15-33 genomic stretch:
- a CDS encoding cache domain-containing sensor histidine kinase: MLQSFTKKTTFQRMLVYSFSLLSAAIILCVGGWSVYTVSRHAVKNMEHTVEQSANYINQNTSILFSDAIAAFSLSKNYSVSRFLVPSAQTNAYRSAQALQSLFANWRLVQESDSPIVDLSIIGMRRNAYSERNGFFYADAAFLESDQFTELAKAPRAIHIWGMPDPLSDQAWEREAVCLATGIFKTGTNELAGIMRVSLRRNYLTDVLMDSRISEGGHVLILDRSGTLVFSDAPEAETLLSAEQCARIVSTDGQSGAFSAKLHGEKSLIAYRALDQIDWFIVSTAPEHQLMRPTRTIILSIGLSLFAAVTLICGINILISRGLSRPLIELTGHMQKAAAGDLDVIAPVGGGREIQFLCESFNGMLVNIKALMARVVEEQQNLQRSELKALQEQINPHFLYNSMDSAVWAAENGDSKEVIDLLMSLSNFYKLTLSGGMDIVPLKREIEHARSYLEVLHMRYFDLFDYEIQTKGDLADIMFPKIILQPLAENAIYHGIKERRYPAGEKGKLLIAVRREDAFLHIEVRDNGAGMAPDELSRLRARIASDQITPDACYGLQNVNQRLRLFFGPAYGLRIRAGPMRGCTVSLSVPLCFDRKETEDAL, translated from the coding sequence ATGCTGCAATCGTTTACCAAGAAAACCACGTTCCAGCGCATGCTGGTCTATTCCTTTTCCCTGCTGTCCGCCGCGATCATCCTATGCGTGGGCGGGTGGTCGGTGTACACGGTATCCCGCCACGCGGTGAAAAATATGGAGCACACGGTCGAGCAGAGCGCGAATTACATCAACCAAAATACCTCCATCTTGTTTTCAGACGCGATCGCCGCGTTTTCGCTTTCCAAAAATTACAGCGTGTCGCGTTTTCTCGTGCCGTCGGCGCAAACCAACGCGTACCGATCCGCGCAGGCGCTGCAAAGCCTGTTCGCCAACTGGCGGCTGGTGCAGGAAAGCGATTCCCCCATTGTCGATCTGAGCATTATCGGCATGCGCCGCAACGCTTACAGCGAACGAAACGGCTTTTTCTACGCCGACGCGGCTTTTCTGGAATCCGACCAATTCACCGAGCTGGCCAAAGCGCCGCGCGCCATCCATATCTGGGGCATGCCCGATCCGCTTTCCGATCAGGCGTGGGAACGCGAGGCGGTCTGTCTGGCGACGGGCATTTTCAAAACCGGCACGAACGAGCTGGCCGGGATCATGCGCGTCAGCCTGCGCCGCAACTACCTGACCGATGTGCTGATGGATTCCCGCATTTCAGAGGGCGGCCATGTGCTGATCCTAGACCGATCGGGCACGCTGGTTTTCTCGGACGCGCCCGAGGCCGAAACGCTGCTTTCCGCCGAACAGTGCGCGCGCATCGTTTCCACGGACGGACAGAGCGGCGCCTTCAGCGCCAAGCTGCACGGAGAAAAGTCCCTGATCGCCTACCGGGCGCTGGACCAGATCGACTGGTTCATCGTTTCGACCGCGCCGGAACACCAGCTGATGCGCCCGACACGCACGATCATTCTCTCGATCGGGCTTTCGCTGTTCGCGGCGGTGACGCTGATCTGCGGTATCAACATCCTTATCTCCCGCGGCCTGTCGCGGCCGCTGATCGAGCTGACCGGCCACATGCAAAAGGCCGCCGCGGGCGATCTGGACGTGATCGCGCCGGTCGGCGGCGGGCGAGAGATCCAGTTTTTGTGCGAAAGCTTCAACGGCATGCTGGTCAATATCAAGGCGCTGATGGCGCGCGTGGTGGAGGAACAGCAAAATTTGCAGCGCAGCGAGCTGAAAGCCCTGCAAGAGCAGATCAACCCGCATTTTTTGTATAACTCGATGGACAGCGCCGTGTGGGCCGCCGAAAACGGCGACAGCAAGGAGGTCATCGACCTTTTGATGTCGCTATCCAACTTCTATAAGCTGACGCTCAGCGGCGGCATGGATATCGTGCCGCTGAAACGGGAAATAGAGCACGCGCGGAGTTATCTGGAAGTGCTGCACATGCGTTACTTCGACCTGTTTGATTACGAGATCCAAACAAAGGGCGACCTCGCGGATATCATGTTTCCCAAGATCATCTTGCAGCCGCTGGCGGAAAACGCCATCTACCACGGCATCAAGGAGCGCCGCTATCCCGCGGGCGAAAAGGGCAAGCTGCTCATTGCGGTTCGGCGCGAGGACGCGTTTCTCCATATCGAGGTGCGGGACAACGGCGCGGGCATGGCGCCGGACGAGCTAAGCCGCCTGCGCGCGCGCATCGC
- a CDS encoding sugar ABC transporter ATP-binding protein, which translates to MQPVLNMRGITKRFPGVLALDHVDFDLRKGEIHALVGENGAGKSTLMKVLGGVYRPEEGEIEIGGRQVTITCPHDSLQNKVGVIYQEFNLVKTLDIASNIFLGRELTTVGMHLSRGAMQRQAREVMARLGVPDCNCAQKVKYLSVAMQQLVEIGKAIFNDIEILVMDEPTAVLTNKETESLFRVMRELTAKGISIIYISHRLEEILQMCDRITVLRDGRFIQTLDNGARTVEKDRIVSLMVGRELSEYYPPKHNAIGSETALEVRGLTHPTLFRDVSFAVRRGETLGFSGLVGAGRSEIMKAIFGALTPSGGEVLVGGKPVRIRSPQQARAAGIALVPEDRKNEGAVLGLSMADNICLASHDRLTVAGAFISSRKAALVARSMEDLQIRPNDARRKIGNFSGGNQQKGILAKWMAAEPSIMILDEPTRGIDVGAKAEIYTLIHRLTAKGVAVIVISSELPELLGICDRILVVRSGRINGEFTKAQFDQDAIMRASIE; encoded by the coding sequence ATGCAGCCGGTGCTCAATATGCGGGGCATCACCAAGCGGTTCCCCGGCGTGCTCGCGCTTGACCATGTGGATTTTGACCTGCGAAAGGGCGAAATACACGCGCTGGTCGGCGAAAACGGCGCGGGCAAATCAACCCTGATGAAGGTGCTGGGCGGCGTTTACCGCCCGGAGGAGGGCGAGATCGAAATCGGCGGGCGGCAGGTTACAATCACCTGCCCGCACGATTCGCTGCAAAACAAGGTTGGCGTGATCTATCAGGAGTTCAATCTGGTCAAAACGCTCGACATCGCCTCAAACATTTTCCTCGGCCGGGAACTGACCACCGTGGGCATGCATCTCAGCCGCGGCGCGATGCAGCGGCAGGCGCGGGAAGTCATGGCGCGCCTTGGCGTGCCGGACTGTAACTGCGCGCAAAAGGTCAAGTACCTGAGCGTCGCCATGCAGCAGCTGGTTGAGATCGGCAAGGCGATCTTCAACGATATCGAGATACTCGTCATGGACGAACCGACCGCCGTGCTCACGAACAAGGAAACCGAAAGCCTGTTTCGCGTCATGCGCGAGCTGACGGCCAAGGGCATTTCGATCATTTACATTTCGCACCGTTTGGAGGAGATCCTCCAGATGTGCGACCGCATCACCGTTTTGCGCGACGGACGGTTCATCCAAACGCTGGACAACGGCGCGCGTACCGTGGAAAAGGACCGTATCGTCAGCTTGATGGTGGGCCGCGAACTGAGCGAATACTACCCGCCCAAGCACAACGCGATCGGGTCGGAGACCGCGCTGGAGGTGCGCGGGCTGACCCACCCCACGCTGTTCCGCGATGTGAGCTTCGCGGTGCGCCGGGGCGAAACGCTGGGCTTTTCCGGTCTGGTGGGCGCGGGCCGCAGCGAAATCATGAAAGCGATCTTCGGCGCGCTCACGCCGAGCGGGGGCGAGGTGCTGGTGGGCGGCAAGCCCGTGCGGATCCGTTCGCCGCAGCAGGCCCGCGCGGCGGGTATCGCGCTCGTGCCGGAGGACCGCAAAAACGAAGGCGCGGTGCTCGGCCTGTCCATGGCGGATAACATCTGTCTGGCAAGCCACGACCGGCTCACGGTCGCGGGCGCCTTTATCTCCAGCCGCAAGGCCGCGCTGGTCGCGCGCAGCATGGAGGATTTACAGATTCGCCCGAACGATGCGCGCCGGAAGATCGGCAATTTCAGCGGCGGCAACCAGCAAAAGGGCATTTTGGCCAAGTGGATGGCGGCCGAGCCCTCCATTATGATTCTGGACGAGCCGACGCGCGGCATCGATGTGGGCGCGAAGGCGGAAATTTATACGTTGATCCACCGGCTGACCGCAAAGGGCGTGGCCGTGATCGTCATTTCGTCCGAGCTGCCCGAGCTGCTCGGTATTTGCGACCGCATTTTGGT
- a CDS encoding substrate-binding domain-containing protein → MKNHLKRIFAGFLAAGMALTLTACGDKPAAKQDEPSQTGQPADAAGDAGADGRTFAVVFPIVHPFFEPIGVDAEEYGAEKGWKVITKAPDSSNAQQQIEIVENLISMGVDGIAVGPTDPDALASTIDKALEAGIKVICFETDSPNSKRLAYIGTDNYNAGRHMGAVIEKNLGGKGNIMILTGLPTQMSLNERIRGIKEYLGEKCPDIQIIDTQTSEGDAQKAVTATENMIQAHSDFDAIIGIDATAGPAAVSVWKAMGWQNDPEHLIITFDDMPDNLQGMKDGYIKAIVAQRQTSWGVSVLDLLNDLCDGKTVQDYTDTGSIEITLDNIDTYPDEPSFVES, encoded by the coding sequence ATGAAGAATCATTTAAAACGGATCTTTGCCGGATTTTTGGCGGCGGGAATGGCGCTGACTCTGACCGCGTGCGGCGATAAGCCCGCCGCAAAGCAGGACGAGCCGAGCCAGACCGGCCAACCGGCGGACGCGGCGGGCGATGCCGGGGCGGATGGCCGCACCTTCGCGGTGGTGTTCCCGATCGTCCACCCGTTCTTTGAACCCATCGGCGTGGACGCTGAAGAGTACGGCGCGGAAAAAGGCTGGAAGGTCATCACCAAGGCGCCCGATTCCTCGAACGCGCAGCAGCAGATCGAGATCGTGGAAAACCTGATCTCGATGGGGGTGGACGGCATCGCCGTCGGCCCGACCGACCCGGACGCGCTGGCTTCTACCATTGACAAAGCGCTCGAGGCGGGCATCAAGGTCATTTGCTTTGAGACCGATTCGCCGAACAGCAAGCGTCTGGCCTACATCGGCACGGACAACTACAACGCGGGCCGCCACATGGGCGCCGTGATCGAAAAGAACCTCGGCGGCAAGGGCAACATCATGATTCTGACCGGTCTGCCCACGCAGATGAGCCTGAACGAGCGCATTCGCGGCATCAAGGAATACCTTGGCGAAAAGTGCCCGGATATTCAGATCATCGATACGCAGACCAGCGAGGGCGACGCGCAGAAGGCCGTCACCGCGACGGAAAACATGATTCAGGCGCACAGCGACTTTGACGCCATCATCGGCATCGACGCGACGGCGGGCCCGGCGGCGGTATCGGTCTGGAAGGCCATGGGCTGGCAGAACGACCCCGAACACCTGATCATCACGTTTGACGACATGCCCGACAACCTGCAGGGCATGAAGGATGGTTATATCAAGGCCATCGTCGCCCAGCGGCAGACCTCGTGGGGCGTCAGCGTGCTCGATCTGCTGAACGATCTGTGCGACGGCAAGACGGTGCAGGATTACACGGACACCGGCTCGATCGAGATCACCCTTGACAATATCGATACCTATCCGGACGAGCCTTCCTTCGTCGAATCATAA
- a CDS encoding ABC transporter permease, translating to MRSPDNHKAQVSFKQIVQRRESAMFIFLVLILVGMSVARPDTFFSTQNFVNILKQISLVAIIAVGQTFIMITGGIDLSVGYSLGLGGIVMTKFMSIGMNSWGAILVGVLTCVLIGLLNGLFITRLNLPPFIVTMGMANIARGLTYIITQGFPISTNNGFVLALGNNSIGMIPIMAIIMLVIVAAAVYLLGYTSFGTRILSIGGNETATMLSGINVKRYKVLVYSLAGLLCGIAGVIMVGRLNAGNPNAGNSFDMDTIAATIVGGTALSGGEGTVVGTLFGALLLGIIKNSLVMLDVNMYWQTVAVGAIIILVCAVDYFAQSKKKK from the coding sequence ATGCGCAGCCCCGATAATCATAAGGCCCAGGTCTCATTCAAGCAGATCGTACAGCGCCGCGAAAGCGCCATGTTTATTTTTCTGGTGCTTATCCTCGTCGGTATGTCGGTCGCCCGGCCGGATACGTTTTTTTCCACGCAGAACTTCGTCAATATTTTAAAGCAGATCAGCCTTGTCGCGATCATTGCGGTCGGGCAAACCTTTATCATGATCACCGGGGGTATCGACCTATCGGTCGGTTATTCGCTCGGTCTGGGCGGCATCGTCATGACCAAATTCATGTCCATCGGCATGAATTCATGGGGCGCGATCCTTGTCGGCGTCCTGACCTGCGTGCTGATCGGCCTGCTCAACGGCCTGTTCATCACCCGGCTGAACCTGCCGCCCTTTATCGTGACCATGGGCATGGCGAACATCGCCAGAGGCCTGACGTACATCATCACACAGGGCTTTCCCATCTCAACGAATAACGGGTTTGTGCTCGCCCTTGGCAACAATTCGATCGGCATGATCCCGATCATGGCGATCATCATGCTGGTCATCGTCGCGGCGGCGGTCTATCTGCTGGGCTATACCTCGTTTGGCACGCGCATTCTGAGCATTGGCGGCAACGAGACCGCCACCATGCTGTCCGGCATCAATGTCAAGCGGTATAAGGTGCTGGTGTATTCGCTCGCCGGGCTGCTTTGCGGCATCGCGGGCGTGATCATGGTGGGCCGCTTGAACGCGGGCAACCCAAACGCGGGCAACAGCTTTGATATGGATACCATCGCGGCCACCATCGTCGGCGGCACGGCGCTTTCCGGCGGCGAGGGCACGGTGGTCGGCACGCTGTTCGGCGCGCTGCTGCTCGGCATCATCAAAAACAGCTTGGTGATGCTGGACGTCAACATGTACTGGCAGACGGTCGCGGTCGGCGCGATCATCATTTTGGTGTGTGCGGTGGACTATTTCGCGCAGTCGAAAAAGAAAAAGTGA